One Thiobacillus sp. genomic region harbors:
- a CDS encoding GNAT family N-acetyltransferase, translated as MLQAPAPLGDAHVLDGFSCGVTNLDDWLKRRARANQASGASRTYVVADEAQRVMGYYCLASGALALNESPSGLRRNMPDPIPMALLGRLAVDGTMQGQGLGVALLRDAVERTQAAAGILGIRGLLVHALSEEAKAFYERYGFVASPVRPMMLVMSLRVG; from the coding sequence ATGCTCCAGGCCCCGGCGCCACTGGGTGACGCCCATGTCCTGGATGGATTTTCCTGCGGTGTAACCAATCTGGATGACTGGCTGAAACGCAGGGCGCGCGCCAACCAGGCATCCGGTGCATCCCGCACCTACGTGGTGGCGGACGAAGCGCAACGGGTGATGGGCTATTACTGTCTGGCATCCGGCGCCCTGGCCCTGAACGAATCGCCTTCCGGACTGCGCCGCAATATGCCCGACCCCATTCCCATGGCCCTGCTGGGCAGACTGGCGGTGGATGGGACGATGCAGGGACAGGGTCTGGGTGTTGCGCTGTTGCGCGATGCGGTGGAGCGCACCCAGGCCGCGGCCGGGATTCTCGGGATTCGTGGCTTGCTTGTGCACGCCTTGTCGGAAGAGGCCAAAGCGTTTTACGAGCGATATGGGTTCGTGGCATCGCCGGTCAGGCCAATGATGTTGGTGATGTCTTTGAGGGTGGGGTAA
- a CDS encoding DUF1778 domain-containing protein, with translation MHTPVNTESVTRPVNLRVREEIRDLIDQAARSQGKSRSEFMIDAARRAAEETLLDQTLVRVDRKTYDHFLAVLDQPPGGEGYARLMNAKQPWKA, from the coding sequence ATGCATACCCCCGTTAATACCGAATCCGTTACCCGCCCCGTGAACCTCCGCGTGCGCGAGGAAATCCGTGACCTCATTGATCAAGCCGCGCGCAGCCAGGGCAAGTCCCGGTCGGAATTCATGATTGACGCAGCCCGACGTGCCGCCGAGGAAACCCTGCTCGACCAAACCCTGGTGCGTGTGGACCGGAAGACCTACGACCACTTTCTGGCCGTGCTCGACCAGCCGCCGGGGGGTGAGGGCTATGCGCGGTTGATGAACGCCAAACAGCCTTGGAAGGCCTGA